From Trichoplusia ni isolate ovarian cell line Hi5 chromosome 20, tn1, whole genome shotgun sequence, a single genomic window includes:
- the LOC113503984 gene encoding ELAV-like protein 1, with amino-acid sequence MIKNEMENGGGDANNVSPTKLMVNYIPELMTRDMMYALFSAMGKIESCKLIANRGYGFVEYEKHEDAEKARAAFNGLLMQGKTLKVSFALLNPENKVSHKPDTESNLYISNLPPDMTLERLNTLFSQFGVITNSRVSQGIGFVCYETRPQAEEAIKHMNGQSPIPAAGAIVVKFANKPNANKNAPRPAPRVGVNAAPLAYNGAPAVFNGTTPAAFNGTNLSAAFGARPAAFAPGFPQASPPPLLPSPGKALPFINKGQQRFNPMAATNHSPLPLLGAPASPVPLLGAAPAAHQTTVYVYNIGEDTEELALWQLFGPYGAIDSIKVIKDPETKKNKGFAFVNMREYDEAAMAIQALNGYTLNGQVLSVSFKTQKRNN; translated from the coding sequence ATGATAAAAAACGAAATGGAGAATGGCGGCGGCGACGCCAACAATGTGTCACCGACCAAACTCATGGTCAATTACATACCCGAACTGATGACGCGCGACATGATGTACGCGCTCTTTTCCGCCATGGGCAAGATAGAGAGTTGCAAGCTAATTGCGAACCGGGGGTATGGCTTCGTCGAGTATGAAAAACACGAGGATGCAGAGAAGGCGCGGGCGGCGTTCAACGGCCTCCTGATGCAAGGCAAGACTCTGAAAGTGTCTTTTGCTCTTCTCAACCCCGAGAATAAGGTCAGCCACAAACCTGACACGGAATCTAATCTATACATTAGCAATCTACCTCCAGATATGACGTTAGAACGTCTAAATACTTTATTCAGTCAGTTCGGTGTGATTACGAACAGTCGTGTGTCACAAGGCATTGGGTTCGTATGTTACGAGACGCGGCCGCAGGCCGAAGAGGCGATAAAACACATGAACGGCCAGTCACCGATACCGGCTGCAGGCGCTATCGTTGTCAAATTCGCGAACAAGCCCAACGCAAATAAAAACGCGCCTCGGCCGGCTCCTCGCGTCGGGGTAAACGCTGCGCCGCTGGCGTACAACGGCGCCCCCGCCGTGTTCAACGGCACCACGCCTGCCGCCTTCAACGGCACCAACCTCAGCGCGGCGTTCGGTGCGCGGCCGGCTGCTTTTGCTCCTGGTTTTCCACAGGCCTCCCCGCCGCCGCTGCTACCGTCGCCTGGCAAGGCCCTGCCCTTCATTAACAAGGGCCAGCAGAGGTTCAACCCCATGGCAGCCACCAACCACTCGCCGCTGCCCCTGCTGGGCGCGCCCGCCAGCCCCGTGCCGCTGCTGGGCGCGGCGCCCGCCGCCCACCAGACCACAGTGTATGTATACAACATCGGTGAGGACACAGAGGAGCTGGCTCTCTGGCAACTCTTTGGTCCCTATGGTGCAATTGACTCCATAAAAGTGATTAAGGACCCCgagacaaagaaaaacaaaggtTTTGCTTTTGTGAACATGCGTGAGTATGATGAGGCGGCTATGGCCATCCAAGCACTCAACGGATACACGCTCAACGGACAGGTTCTATCGGTTAGCTTTAAGACTCAGaagagaaataattaa
- the LOC113503986 gene encoding 39S ribosomal protein L33, mitochondrial: protein MFLTNVLLKKAKSKMIMVLMESVVSGHQCMKIRERLADKLEFIRFDPYIQQDSLYKERKKIRSIKSS from the exons ATGTTTTTAACGAACGTCCTTTTGAAGAAGGCTAAGAGCAA aatgATTATGGTTTTAATGGAAAGCGTTGTATCTGGGCACCAATGTATGAAAATAAGGGAGCGCTTGGCTGACAAATTAGAGTTCATACGTTTCGACCCATACA ttcagCAGGACAGTTTGTACAAGGAGAGGAAGAAGATCAGGAGCATAAAGTCATCATAG